The stretch of DNA ATCTCATATTGTCCTTAAACCAGCAATGGTTATAAGTGTGACCAtgttttccacaataaaaacaCGACAGTTTATTGGGATTTTCAGAGCCTTTTTCTACTCTGATTCTTTTCCTGCATTGGTTAGTGTTGTGACCATTTTTACCACAATAAGAGCATGCATGAAGGTTTCTAGTTTTAATCAAATAGTTAAAAGGAGTGGTCGAATTTGATTTGACAGAACTATGACTAGTGGATTATTGTAATCCAttcaattgaagttgaagttcacTTACTTCCTCTTGGAATATGTCACGTTCAATTTCACACTATTCCACCTTCAAGGCCCAGTCCTTTTTTTCTCTTTGGATTTTTCTGAATTCATTTAGAACTCTTTCAATATCTCCAAAagcaatataaataaatttttgaagtTCACAACAGTTAGGACAAGTAGGAAGACGTACCTCACTAGTTCCCTCGTCTGCCTTAAGATCGAGTTCACCTGAGTCCTCATTGCTATCATCTTTTATGGCCATGAAACAcatattttcaattttttcaaggtcagattcttcttcatcactccagGCTCCAaaagacttcttcttttgaaaGTTCCTGTTGAGTTTTGTCTTCAGTATCGGACAATCAGCTTGAATGTGCCCATGTTTTCCACATTCATAGAATCttccattatttttatcattttcattATTTGTCCTTCCTCTTCTGAAGTTTGATTTCCCTCTTTTGCTGAATCTGTTCTTCCTCATCATGCTAGATACAACTTGAGAAAGCATGGCTATGTTTTCATCATGTtctccttcttcctcttcttcttcattttctggtTCATCCACAGTTACTTTAAAGGCTACTGCTTTCttattttcttgttggatttgcCTGTCCAAGTGAGTTTTCTCAACGGCAATTAAATCACCTCTAAGTTCATCATAGGATATTTTGTCAAGGTTTTGACATTTCAGAGCAATAACTTTGGGCTGCCAGATTGTGGGTAGGTTTTTGAGGATTTTCCTGACATGTTCTTCATTTTTTATTGGTCTACCAAAGGATTTTAGATTTCCAAGGATTTTGCTGAACCTGGAGAACATTTCTTCCACTGATTCTCCATCCTTCATTTGAAATAGCTTATAGTCACGAACTAGAAGATTGATCCTTGTTTCTTTTACCTTGTTGGTTCCCTCATATGTGATTTCCAATTTATCCCACATTTTCTTGCTAGTTTCACATCTTGAAATCTTTTCATACTCTTCTCTACTGATAGCATTATACATTAAATTGTTTTTCTTTGGCATTCACAGTTATAACAACAGCTTGTTCATCAGTGTAATCATCCAAGTCAAGTGGATCAGTTGATACAATGATTTGATCATTTTCATCTTTATTTGGTGGAATTGGAAGATTTCTTTTTTTATAACACGACAAATATTGATGTCAAATGATATAGTGTAAGGTTCCATGCAAACTTTCCAATGAGAAAAATGTTGTTTGTTGAAGTATGGAGGTAGTACTTGAGAGGCTCCTTCTTGAAATAACGCACTAACGACTGTGTTTGATCCCATGATCTTTTTTTCACTAGCTGTTAAGAAAATTTTGTGAGCcttgctctaataccaattgaaagtacaagaggagGGGGGGTGAATTGTGGACTATAAATTCTTAATTGACTAAGAATTAGTTTAGTTGACCAGCTTTCGTCCAGTACACAGATAAGATAGAGATGAATGCGATGAGTTTAAAAGCAACACAAGACACAACAGTTTTTATACTGGTCCAGTACCGGTGTGCTATTTACGTCCAATTTCCCTTGAGTCACAAGGATTCTTTTAGATCTTTGATAAAGAATTACAACAGTGACGGTTTTGGCTCGTTCACCACCAACGATGCTTAGCAATAATGATTTTTGGATGTTGACACGACTCTCTTTTGTGTTCTAACTCCTTCTATCTTTTATTACACTTGTAGACTCAAGAATACAGTGTTTGTACTTAGATTTAGAGAGACGTAGAAGACAGTATTTGTAGTTGCGTACTTTATTCCCCGGAGTTCACCAGTGACCTTATAGGCAAGTATTGTTGTATGTTTGTGCCTGATTCCAGCAAGGTGTATTTGATTCATTCAAGAGAGATGAGTGTTGGATTAGAGTAGGGTGTCTCTGATTTCTTCAAGAGAGATGGGCTGGAATTTGTTAAATTGGAGTGCTCTATTCCATGTCGTTTCCATGCCGGGATGCTTCATACATTTTTTGAAGAGATGAGCGCATGTCAAATGGTTTCCAGTTGGTGGGGTAGAGTAAATAATCAAGGAGTGCTTGATGATAAGAAGCACCACTTCCAATTGTCTCCCACTATGATGTGTTTCCCACCCAACTTGTCTTCCATTTCTTTTATCCTTCCTTCTTGATCTTTGTTTGATTTGAGTTTCTGCCTTGTTCTCTACAGTCAAAAGTAGATTGGTATTAGTTTTGTACACTTGTAAGTAGATAGGTATTAGTTTTGTACACTTGTCATCATTGAAAGTTAGATATAACAATAACTAATACCTCATATCAACACACGTATCGTTAGGTATTGTCTttattttcttaccatatttggtTCTCCTATTTTATGAAAGAAGGATAACATATTCACTGTAATTGATTTTTCCTTTTAcgaaaaggaaaatataattcttccataTTTAGCTAGTATTTTTTCTTTGAGGAAAAGAatttggacttctataaattaaTGATCCTTCCTTCTCATTCAGCTACATTCACAATATAGCCATACAgggtttgagagtcttgtttagaGGGAGAACTTTCTGGGATAAGTGTTAGTGTgccacttgtgtttgcctctttgtgaggttattctctcgatattttgcactctcttttatatagtggattgttcttcttgttgtgGAGGCATGTCAATTGACCGAACGacgttaaatgtttgtgtctcttttggtatatttctcttacgttgtctgatttatcgtcaTTCAAGATTTATTTTATCAGATTCCGCATGACACCTGATTATTTCGATcctaacaagtggtatcagagcaaggctcAAGTCAGGTTCACCTTAGCAGGTTTAGTTCTAGTCGCAATCTATTTGACAGTAATCATGATATTTGTATGAAAAATTTGTCGAGAGTACTACTCACATTGAGACAAACTTTGCGGTGATAATTTAGAGATGCGACCTATTGAAGGTTATGTGATGAAGGTGGATCAAGTTTATTTTGTTTGACAATTCAGGCCAAGTAGGAGAATTGTTAGTTGTTGTCTTGATTTTCTTTTCATATTTGGTTCTCCTATTTCTTGAAGAAAGGACAACATATTTACCGTAATTGATtttttcttttatgaaaaaaTGTAATTCTTCCATGTTTGGCTAGTCCTTTTTCTTGGAGGAAAAATTTTTAGACTTCTATAAATGGAGGATCTTTCATTTTCATTCAacagcatccacaatgtagctggggtttgagagtcttgtttaggggaGAACTTTTCGGGACAATTGTTAGTGTGCCACTAGTGTTTGCctctttgtgaggttgttctcttGATATCTTGTACACTcctttatatagtggattgctcatctccgccgTGGACGTAGGTCAATTAACTGAACAACGTTAAATGTttgtctcttttggtatatttctcgtATGTTGTCTGATTATCGTCATTCAAGGTTTGATTTACTAGCTTTCGCTTGACACCTGATTATTTCGATCCTAACATGTATCAGATAAATCATTACTATCAGTATATTTAATTAACACAAAGATATACTAGCTTCTTATTCTGAACTTCCACGCTCTTTTCCGTTTTCAAGTTGATGTATACTACATGCAttattttcttccaaaaattgaTGTATCTCATTTTCTGGTTCTTTTCTCTATATGAAAGATTGCAGAACTGACCCACTATGTTCTCCATATAATTGAATGAAAAACTAACAATAACTTGTACCAATGTAGACAAAACCTATCTACACTAGTGAAGAAAATAACAAATTACAAAAGTGAGGTGTATATCTATTTGCTCAAGCTCTTGACGGTACTCCAAAAAAGATATCTTTTTCCTGTTATAGATTCCTTTGGCCAAGCCTGACAACCGCTGAACTATTTTCAATTTAGTAATCGTCCTAAAATTTCACATACTATCTAATTATATATCATGCTGTATTTGAAAACAAATTTATTTTGTGTATATAGAATTAGTGGCAACTTCTAATCTATTTTCTCTTACAAGGAGCGCCATTTCCAAGCTTTTGAGTATTTTCTCTTCTTGTATTAACTAGGTCGGTCGGTTCATTCGGTTATTATAAAAGTACGGTTCGGTTTATCGGTTTTCGGTTTtataatattaataaccaaatcaaaccaaaatatTTACGGTTCGGTGCGGTTTTTTCAAAGTTCGGTTCAGTTATTTCCGATTTAATTTTTTCGGTTTTAAATGGTTTAGGAACATCAAGTATTTACGGTTTTTAAGAACATCAATAAACAAGGCTGGAATTTATTTGATGTTCGTCCATCCCAACAAATTATcattttgacttttgagaaagaTAGCCCAGCAAATTGTCATTTAGTTGCTGTTTGTCCAGCCCAGCAACAGAGAAAGACAGCAGCAGACGGCAGTCTAACACAATTTTTGCTGACAATAACACTCTAATTTGAAACTACACTATAAATGAAACCAAGAATAGACTATAGAGAAGAAGCACACAAAGAAAAGGGAAGGTTGGAACTCCTATAAGTCTATAACAAATAAAACATCAAATTTTGTGCATATCGGATACAACTTGTAGACTACGAAAGTGAAATTCTATAATATCTGAATAAAATTGATCCAGTATAATGCTTAGAATGTCCTTAATTCCAgaacttaataaaataaaatcaacatacACAAAAGAGGAAGTACTAATTGAAATGTCCTTAACAGTGAGACATTTTCTTTCTTCATACACAAAAGACTAACAGTGAGACTAATTAAAAATCAACATACACAAAAGACTAAAACATTTTCTTTCTTCATAAACTTAAGCTTAAACTTGACTTTGTTCAAACTTATTCCAAGGAAAAAAAGAActgaaacacaaaaaaaaaaaaaaagccttaTCTTAATAAAAAATCAACCAAAGAAATCTTGAATGTGGAAAGTTTCTGCAAAATTAAAACCAAAATAACAAAAATCGAAAAAGCCTTATCTATGAGAAAGTTCGGCCAAAACGGCATTAACAGCCAACTCAATTCAGAACGTACTAGTTTGACGGGACTCAACTCAACTCAGAACTCAGAAGAAGTCGCACTAACCTGAGGATGAAGGATGAGCGACGAGCTGAGGAAGAAGGCGTCACAGTCGAGCTGAGGAAAAAGGCGCAGAATTCACAAGAATTCAGAAGAAGTCGCAGCAGTCGCACAGGAAGAACCCTAAATCTAATTTTTGATTTAGGTTTGGGAAATGGGAAGTGACTAAGTGTATTAGTGATTTAGTGTAACCGATGGGTTTGGGTATCAGACAGACTATCAGTAAGTTTTGGTTTGGGTAAACTAAATTGGACTTCAAAGTTCAAATAGGTATTGGGCTTCAGCCTAAAATGGGCAATAACTAATACCCAAAATTTTGGtttttcggttaaaccgaaacACCAAAATCGTAAACCGCACCGAAAAActgaaatttaataatttaaaaaccgTGCACTGACCGAAAAATGGATTAAATCGAAACCAAAAAAATGAACACAATTCAACCGATTTTTTCGATTCGGCCGGTATTATGTCCACCCCTAGTATTAACTCTAAATATGTAGTTTTCCTATTTTATGTACTTTTGCGATCTCGGTTTCTAGTGTTACCCGGAGTTGTTTTCTAATAAGGTAGTGCgtatatcatatcatatcatcataTTATCATACTATATTATGAGTATGAAGTCCtaatctaaaaattaaaataccaaaataatccTATAAAATTAAGAGACTATAATACCCTTAAGAAAATGAAAACTGCTCCTTCTTAAATCGATACATTAACCAAAATTATCTGAAAATTTGAGGAGCTGCATTGGATAATTAAATGAACGTGGGGAAGGATAGCTCAAGGGAATCCATTGAGGAAAGAACTAAGTTGCGTTCAACCTCAATGCAGAAAAGCATAAAGCATTTCATAATAAAGAATAAGTAATACTCCACACTAACTATGATAATAATGTTATTAATAGTATAACGTAGAGTAAGCAAATAGTCTACCCTAACAATTTATCATTTATGTTGGTTCGTCAAATCAGAAGCAATTTTTCATCTTTTACGGTGGTTCGTTGAATTACAACAGTTTCTAAAAAGTTCGAACATATTCTTTACACCATATACAACTCACCAAGAAGTTGTGGTTCCCTTAAATGATAAACTGGATTAGATAATTCTACGTACCCTTATTCTTGAGATCAAATTTTAAGGTGTTCATTCACTCGAGAATTCCATTTAATCCTCACCAAAGAATATGCAAACTATCTACTCATTCAAGTACAACAGTAACTTTTTACAACACAAATTCGATAATTCTTCTTTTTGATTACGTATTTACAAGCATAAATGATGCTTTTTGATTTAAAAAAAGGGACGGAGAAAGAGAAGGGGAACACATTTATCCATGGAAGTGGTGTACCATATTTGAATAATTATCATTTAGCATATCAGCATATGACTCTCAATATCATTAAATTCCAATCTCAGTGataatttgtgatgacccaatatatTTTCTGgaaagtgtttatgtgaaaaatagattaaaaggcgaaatagagttttaaaacttaactgagttgactttggtcaacattttgagaaaacggactcggataagtattttgccagttctggtaggtccgtatcgtgatttgggacttgggcgtatgcctggaatcgaattccgaggttcctaacccgagatatggaattttgatgaaaaaataaaagtttgaaagcttaatgatttttaagaatttattgttattggatttattgacaccgggtccgtattttggtttcggaacccggtataggtccactataatatttataacttgtctgccGACTTTGGTAAGAATattagttgatttgacgtgatttggacgtccggttgtaaaaatataagttttaaaattttcttgaaaaatgcATTTGATtaggtgtccgattcgtagttctaggtgttgttttggcgatttgatcacgcgagcaagttcgtatgatattttaggacttgggtgcatatttggtttggagccccgagggctcaagttggtttcgggtggttaacagatcatttttggactagGGAAAACTATAGaaacctgcttctggtttcctttttcgcgttcgcgaagagcgaATTGGGGCTGCCACATtctgtgcttcgcattcgcgacagaGTGAaggcgttcgcgaaggcttgaggtgcgaagcttcgcgttcgcgatcgaagcctcacTTTCGTGAAGGGAAAGGGGCTGGCCAGGaaatttgccttcgcgttcgcgaagggcatctcacgttcgcgaaggccaagcaaggtaagcttcgcgttcgcgaagtagccctcgcatttgcgaagagtaaaattggtcaCCAGGAAAGTTCTGGAAAATaagattcgtcccattttcaacccttttccatttttgagctcgggtaaggcgatttttgggcgattttcacgggaaaatagtggggtaagtgttacttatcctatattgattatatttcatcatttcatactcatttacatcatgaattcatgaatttatggaaaaataattatttttttattaaatcttccaaaaacgaaaatttaagatttgaagctccatttgacatcgaaattggataatttttgtatggttggactcgtctcgaaatgggtgttcggatttcgtatgcTTTTCCGAGATttaagatgtgggtcccactgtcgaattaattcctatgattcgtattgagtatatcaaattgtttatgTATAGATTTGAAGCtgttggagacaaatttaaaaggaaaggttgtggtcgagtaattgattggaattgaaaaagcgaggtaagtgtcgtggttaaccttgacttgaggaaatagaacccttaaattatttgttatgtgaattacatgtgaacgacgtatatgcgaggtgacgagtgtctatacgtcgtcaaattaattgtttgcataattatttgaaaatcataaatcgttttgaattattatattaattgtttcactcataattctttgtcaaatataaattcttgaattcatgtaaTAATTACTACATgcatatttgaattatgtgcattaattgctacttgacatttagcattttAAATATTAAACTTAATATTTtgtccctgatttccataataaattgttatttgccattatttatttcataattaaatcataattattctatGCGCGTTGTCTTAAAACTTTATATTAATTGCTGCATTTATTGGGGTAATTTCTTCTATgaaaattggtaaatgaaaatattggaggatcgggttgcacgccgcaacaaaattgattaaaataaacatattggaggatcgggttgcatactgcaacagaattgattgaaataaatatattggaggatcgagttgtacgccgcaacaaacttattaaaaagtccatattggaggatcgggttttacgccgcaacaaacttattaaaaagtctatatatatacttggttaaataaatatattggagagttgaaaataaatatattttgtgAAAACGGGTTGCACGTTAcaacgaaaattgattgaaataataattaattatgactgctgagttggcttcaactattgaaaatgagttacctgatttatttctattattgttgttttactaatattgcgtacaggttaatgtaagtgactcgccttagcctcgtcactacttcgtcgaggttaggctcaacacttaccattacatgggggtcggttgtactgatactacacttttccCTTCTTGTatagatttcagagttggtcccagcggcgtaccatagacttgctcggatttcagctactcagaggagacttgaggtgtaactgcacggcgtccgcagttctgaagtccccgtctactttactttagctgtgtatttatttccagacagctttattttattcacgcccttatttgtattattctagaagctcttgtgacaccaattctgggatggtatttaaacaccgttgtttttatggattattcactacatttcagactttacttccacatttgtcctttgttattaataaatttaaaaattattttaaaaatggataatattattctaacgttggcttgcctagtaaatgaaatgttaggcgccatcaaggtccgaaggtgggaatttctggtcgtgacagttggtattagagcactaggttacataggtctcacgagttacgagcaagcttagtagggtctgaaggatcggtacggagacgtctgtactaatctcttagaggctatggagtttaggaacaatttcacttttattctactctgtcgtgcgattctattctatcattgacgattgaactcttctattcttgtgcTCTCGCAAATGGCAAGAACACGCACTGTGTCTACAACCGGGcaggagccagagcccccagtgacaGCTACGACTAGGGGTAAAGGCCGAGGCCGAAGTCGCGCTAGAGACCAAGGTAGAAGCAGaagtagagctcagtccagagctcgagcaaccgcacctgttgtagaaccttaggtggatcttcaggaggaggttccagttttGAATGTACCAATTGGACCATTTCAGGTCCCGAaaggttcatagccactccagtgcttcaggaagctctagtccgtttggtgagtcttatggaggacgtggcccagaatggtacatttccaatggtGCCAGCCAtctcataggctgggggaggagcacaaactcccactactcccgctgcGAGGCAGATAGCTCCCCAAAATCAGGCTTCAGCAGCtacgccagttggggtagttcagccagttgttgtggcACATACCAGTGATaagcccgccatgtcttttgaggccttattaagactagataagtttaccaagctcttttcagttcacttcagtggtacaccttttgaggacccacatgagTATCTAGaatgctgccatgaggtgttgcggaacatgggtatagttgagaccaataggcttcattttgctgtattttagatgacgtATTCTGCCAGGAGGTAGTGgagggattatacattgactggaccagttggatcgcctgcacttacctgggagctgTTCTCTCagttatttctagagaagttccttcctatcacactgagagaggattaccgaaagcaatttgagcatctacagcaaggaagtatgactgttactcagtatgagtcccgttttgtgaatttggtccgtgatgctctccttttactacctgctgagggagagagagtgaggagtttTATTgtgggactcactcaccctattaggcttcagatggccaaggagatcggaagtaagatttctttttaggtggctgctaatgttgcgagaaggatcgagatggttcttgcgcaggaaagagggcagaggcatgataagaggcctcgtcagttcggtggtttcagtggttcCTCGTCTGaaggcaggggtacttatggcaGGGGTCAGGTACCTTGAGGTGGAGGTCATACTGTTAGAGGttgaggtcagaccgttagaggtggaggacatacGGGTAGAAGGCATCCTAGAGGTAGAGACCCATCCGTTGTTATATTCGTTTTATGGTATGGCAGAGGTCTTTACATCAGATAGTGTCGTTatgggtacgacctcgatttaaaataaaggaataatttccttaacttgattctgttctgagtatcaagacgattcctcctattgtgctccacttatgagtgagcttcgtaattctataatctacttatgtgtttactcctgttgggaaattctatggagataactacgcctatcattccatgttggtcattaataagagttgtgaggctaaatgtgTCTTTTTGTTACACATTTCGATaatttttgatgtaatttacggataattaattacaaattatgaattatatacctattggtgtggggttcattatgtgttgtaattttgtgtaaccgaaattatttaaaaggagaaaatggaaattttcggttggcacgatgtgcatattacttgtgatccagaactgaggacgagatcctcacatttttaatATAAATCGATATGTTTAAACTGGGATACGAGCTGCGGTAAAAGttatactatagtactaatagggattcttgtgtttaagttctcccttgtgttTAACCTACGAGGTTGGTGCTCGcctaggtggcattaaatgttactcgttaattcgggtaaataattatgaggtattcatgactcgtatctcgttatcagtattgtgaaggtttgcatcGAGATTTTttattaatatgaggttaattggcaatTCAGTAATTGatcatgaacaactattaagaacaaatatccgctgccaagaattgatgacttatttgatcagcttcaatgTGCCAAtgtattttcaaagatcgatttgaggtctggttaccatcagttgaagattagggcatttgatgtccctaagacaacttttcgtactcggtataggcattacgaattcctagtgatgtcatttgggttgacaaatgccccagcagcatttatggatttgatgaattggttGTTCAAGCCCTATtaggattcttttgtggttgtattcattgatgatatcttgatttgcTCTAGCagtcgggaggagcatgagcagcatcctcgaagtgtgcttcacactttgaagaataatcagttatatgccaaattttcaaaatgtgagttttggttagactcaattgcctttttgggacatgttgtatcggcagaaggcataaaggtggatcctaagaagattaaggctattcagaattggcctagacctactttagttacagaaatccggagtttcctgggtttaacAAGTTATTATAGTCGGTTCgaggaagggttttcatctatagaaagcccattgaccagactgacccaaaagggtgtcccattcagatggtgagacgagtgtgagttgagctttcagaagctcaagactgctttgactatggcgccagtgttagtattacccacaggttcaggatcgtatatggtatattgtgacgcatctcacattgggcttggtgcagtattaatgcaagatggcaaggtgattgcatatgcgtcgcggatGCGTCGCGGCAgatgaaagttcacgagaaaaattatcctgttcatgacttagaaatggcagccattgttcatgcgctgaagatttagaggcattacctctacggtgtctcgtatgaggtatttactgatcatcgtagccttcagtacatgttcaaacaaaatgatctttatttgaggcagagaatatggttggagttgttgaaagactatgatatcaccattttgtatcatcccgaaaaggccaatgtggtggccagcGCTTTAAATAGAAaagttgtgagtatgggcagtcttgcgtatattccagttggtgtgaggccattagctgcagatgttcagactttggctaatcagttcgtgaggttatatttcagaacccagtagagttctagcttgcatagtcgctcagttttctttatatgagcgcatcagagagaggcagtatgatgatcctcatttacttgtcctt from Nicotiana tomentosiformis chromosome 11, ASM39032v3, whole genome shotgun sequence encodes:
- the LOC138901754 gene encoding uncharacterized protein → MYNAISREEYEKISRCETSKKMWDKLEITYEGTNKVKETRINLLVRDYKLFQMKDGESVEEMFSRFSKILGNLKSFGRPIKNEEHVRKILKNLPTIWQPKVIALKCQNLDKISYDELRGDLIAVEKTHLDRQIQQENKKAVAFKVTVDEPENEEEEEEGEHDENIAMLSQVVSSMMRKNRFSKRGKSNFRRGRTNNENDKNNGRFYECGKHGHIQADCPILKTKLNRNFQKKKSFGAWSDEEESDLEKIENMCFMAIKDDSNEDSGELDLKADEGTSEVRLPTCPNCCELQKFIYIAFGDIERVLNEFRKIQREKKDWALKVE